CCCATAAAAACAACAGAAATTCTGATGTCCATGATAAGCTTTAAACATTTAAATCTCATTAATCCTATTGTCCGTGCCGTTACGGAAGCCGGATATTCCAGGCCTACCGAAATTCAGTATACTGCAATTCCCCATATTTTAGCGGGAAAGGATATCCTAGGATGCGTACAGGCGGGAATGGGAAAAACAGCCGCATTTGCAATGCCCGTTATGCAGCTTCTGAAAAAAAACACGCCAGACCATAATGAAATAAGAATCCTTATCCTGACCCCGACACGTGAACTGGCGGTGCAGGTTGAAGATGATTTTAAGATGTACAGCAAATACCTCCCTTTGTCCCAACTCTGTATTTTTGAAGGTGTTTCTGCAGGAGGCCAGCTGGCAGCCTTAAGAAAGAGAGTGGATATCCTCATTGCAACACCGGGAAGGCTTCTGGAACTGATAAACCAAAGGCATATTGATCTTTCTAAAATCGAAATACTGATACTGGATGAAGCCGATATCATGTTTGATCTGGAGCTGATCAGTGAGGTAAAGAAAATCGTACAGATGACCCCAAAAAAGAGACAGACTTTGTTTTTCTCCGCTACGATGCCTGCAGAGATCCGTGCTTTTGCCGGGAGCCTGCTCCAGAATCCGGCAGAAGTTGCCGTTTTACCGAAAGCACAGAATATCCCGCCGCCGGTGTATCCTGATAAAAGAAATATACCGAATGTACCGATAGAATTGACCATGCCTGCCGCCGCACAGGATTTCCGGTATAAGAACTAAGCCCGCAGATAGTTCGGTATCAATGATTATTACCATACACAATTAATAATAACAACAATTTAATATAATTACCATGCAAGAAGGCACCGTAAAATTTTTTAACGAAACAAAAGGTTTCGGGTTTATTTCTCCGTCAGACGGAAGCAGTGATATATTTGTACATTCTTCAGGACTGGCTGTAAGGTCGATCCGTGAAAATGACAAAGTAGTTTTTGATGTACAGAAAGGCGAAAAGGGCTTAAATGCCGTTAACGTTAAGCTTGCATAATTAAAATTTCCTGAAAGATTTCGGATAAGAAAGAGCCTGAAGATTTGTATATAACGGAATTGGTTGGTGAACAAAAAACACAAATACTGAGTCGACAAATCCCATTATCCTGCCTGGTCTGACCATCTGACCTGGCAGAACAAATTTTCCGAGCTTTTCCGAATTAATAAAAGAATAAGATCAATACCCTCTCATGAATATGAGAGGGTATTTTTTTGCTTTTCGTTTTCTGTTACCGTTACCCATATTCAGATTTTTTAAAAATTTAATCAGGTAAGGTTGTCTCCGGTTTATCATGATCCGGATCCGGCCTGCTCCTCAGGTACAGCAGCCGTGCGATCTGCAGAAACTGGATCCCGATAATAAGTCCTCCGAGAATATCGGTAAACCAGTGTGCTCCGAGATAAATCCTTGAAACGGCTCCGCAGACAATGAAGAAAGCCAATAGAGAAATCATTATGCCTCCGGCCTTTCTGCTTATGCTTTTTGAATAATATACGATTATACATAATATCCCGAAGAAAACCGTGTAGAAAAGGACATGGCCGCTGGGGAAGCTCTGGTATTTCGTTTCTTCAATAACCCTTACGACATCTGCACCGGGCCTCGGGCGGTCAATCAGCATTTTCAGGGTCCAGCTTATGGCCCCGGAGAGTACCGTGGAACCGACCAGGATGGCTTCTCTTTTTTTTCCTGAAATCAGAAAAAACAATGAGGCCATACAGATGGCAAAAAAAGCGACCTTTACCCTGCCCAGCCAGCTGAATGCTTTCATAACATAATCCAGAACAGTATGCTGCTGATGCTGAAG
The sequence above is a segment of the Chryseobacterium sp. JJR-5R genome. Coding sequences within it:
- a CDS encoding phosphatase PAP2 family protein, whose product is MHKKRYGIFESFANSVFLNALLFFLLSFLFLVLTFFVLSNRSAYWDYYVTDILQHQQHTVLDYVMKAFSWLGRVKVAFFAICMASLFFLISGKKREAILVGSTVLSGAISWTLKMLIDRPRPGADVVRVIEETKYQSFPSGHVLFYTVFFGILCIIVYYSKSISRKAGGIMISLLAFFIVCGAVSRIYLGAHWFTDILGGLIIGIQFLQIARLLYLRSRPDPDHDKPETTLPD
- a CDS encoding cold-shock protein codes for the protein MQEGTVKFFNETKGFGFISPSDGSSDIFVHSSGLAVRSIRENDKVVFDVQKGEKGLNAVNVKLA
- a CDS encoding DEAD/DEAH box helicase, translating into MISFKHLNLINPIVRAVTEAGYSRPTEIQYTAIPHILAGKDILGCVQAGMGKTAAFAMPVMQLLKKNTPDHNEIRILILTPTRELAVQVEDDFKMYSKYLPLSQLCIFEGVSAGGQLAALRKRVDILIATPGRLLELINQRHIDLSKIEILILDEADIMFDLELISEVKKIVQMTPKKRQTLFFSATMPAEIRAFAGSLLQNPAEVAVLPKAQNIPPPVYPDKRNIPNVPIELTMPAAAQDFRYKN